A genome region from Thermoanaerobacterium xylanolyticum LX-11 includes the following:
- the wecB gene encoding non-hydrolyzing UDP-N-acetylglucosamine 2-epimerase: MKKLKVMTVVGTRPEIIRLSAVINKLEESEAIEHILVHTGQNYDYELNEVFFKDFKLKKPDYFLNAATGTAIETIGNILIKIDPILEEVKPDAFLVLGDTNSCLTAIAAKKRQIPIFHMEAGNRCFDQRVPEETNRKIVDHISDINLTYSDIAREYLIREGFPSDRIIKTGSPMFEVLNSRKEDIEKSNVLERLNLKEGQYFVVSAHREENINSEKNFLNLVDSLNTIADIYKLPIIFSTHPRTRKMIESKEIEFNPLISLMKPLGFNDYVKLQINSKAVLSDSGTISEESSILGFKALNIREAHERPEAMEEAAVMMVGLEKERILQGLEILETQQKDTLRRVADYSMPNVSEKVLRIILSYTDYVNRVVWGKN, encoded by the coding sequence ATGAAGAAGCTAAAAGTCATGACGGTAGTTGGGACAAGACCTGAGATTATAAGATTATCTGCTGTCATAAACAAATTAGAAGAATCAGAGGCAATTGAACATATATTAGTACATACTGGGCAGAACTATGACTATGAATTAAATGAAGTATTTTTTAAAGATTTCAAATTAAAAAAACCAGATTATTTTCTTAATGCAGCTACTGGAACAGCAATAGAAACTATAGGAAATATTCTAATAAAGATAGATCCTATTTTAGAAGAAGTTAAACCAGATGCTTTTTTGGTGTTAGGAGATACAAACAGTTGTCTTACTGCGATAGCGGCTAAAAAAAGGCAAATACCAATATTTCATATGGAAGCTGGAAATAGATGTTTTGACCAAAGAGTACCTGAAGAAACTAATAGAAAAATAGTGGATCATATATCGGATATAAACTTAACTTATAGTGATATTGCAAGAGAATATTTAATAAGAGAAGGCTTTCCATCAGATAGAATTATAAAAACTGGAAGTCCAATGTTTGAAGTCTTAAATTCAAGAAAAGAAGATATTGAAAAATCAAATGTCCTAGAAAGATTAAATTTAAAAGAGGGGCAATATTTTGTAGTATCAGCACATAGGGAAGAAAATATAAATTCAGAGAAGAACTTTTTAAATTTAGTAGATAGTTTAAATACAATTGCAGATATTTATAAATTGCCAATTATATTTAGTACGCATCCAAGGACAAGAAAAATGATTGAATCAAAAGAAATAGAATTTAATCCGCTGATATCACTTATGAAGCCTCTTGGATTCAATGACTATGTTAAACTTCAAATTAATTCAAAGGCAGTTCTAAGCGATAGTGGAACAATAAGTGAAGAATCTTCAATACTTGGTTTTAAGGCACTCAACATTAGAGAAGCTCATGAAAGACCAGAAGCAATGGAAGAAGCAGCAGTTATGATGGTTGGACTTGAAAAAGAAAGAATTTTGCAGGGACTAGAGATATTAGAGACACAGCAAAAAGACACTTTAAGAAGAGTAGCTGATTATAGTATGCCTAATGTATCTGAAAAAGTTCTTAGAATAATATTGTCTTATACAGATTATGTGAATAGAGTGGTGTGGGGGAAAAACTGA
- a CDS encoding capsular polysaccharide biosynthesis protein CapF, translated as MKILVTGVRGFVGKNLIAELNNKRYKNIYKFDNDTDKSLLDEYTKDCEFVFHLAGVNRPKDEKEFMEGNFGFTSELLDLLKKHNNKAPILITSSIQAELDNPYGKSKRAGEELLFNYSKETGAKVLVYRLPNLFGKWSRPNYNSVVATYCYNIARGLDIQINDPETELTLCYIDDVLDEFIRALEGRETRNGEYCYVPVVHKIKLGDLAETIKSFKKSRKDLSIPNMDNELIKKLYSTYLSFLPENEFSYDLNMHCDDRGSFTEFIRTPDRGQLSINITKPGITKGNHWHHTKNEKFLVVSGKGIIRFRKVDSDEIIEYKVSGEKLQVVDIPTGYTHSIENVGDTDLVTIMWANEAFNPEKPDTYYLEV; from the coding sequence ATGAAAATTCTTGTTACAGGTGTAAGAGGTTTTGTTGGCAAAAATCTTATAGCAGAGCTTAATAATAAAAGATATAAAAATATATATAAATTTGATAATGATACAGATAAATCACTTCTTGATGAATATACAAAAGACTGTGAATTTGTATTTCATTTAGCAGGGGTAAATAGACCTAAAGATGAAAAAGAATTTATGGAAGGCAATTTTGGCTTTACATCAGAACTTTTGGATTTATTAAAAAAGCATAATAATAAAGCACCAATTTTAATCACCTCATCTATTCAAGCGGAATTAGATAATCCATATGGCAAAAGTAAGAGAGCAGGAGAAGAATTATTATTTAACTATAGCAAAGAAACAGGAGCAAAAGTTTTAGTATATAGATTACCAAATCTTTTTGGGAAGTGGAGCAGACCTAATTATAATTCAGTTGTAGCAACATATTGCTATAACATAGCAAGAGGTTTAGATATACAAATTAATGATCCAGAGACAGAACTTACTTTATGCTATATAGATGATGTTTTAGATGAATTTATAAGAGCATTAGAAGGCAGAGAAACTAGAAATGGAGAATATTGCTATGTTCCAGTAGTACATAAGATTAAATTAGGAGATTTAGCAGAAACAATAAAAAGCTTTAAAAAAAGCAGAAAAGATTTGAGTATTCCTAACATGGATAATGAATTAATTAAAAAACTTTATAGCACATATTTAAGCTTTTTGCCGGAAAATGAGTTTTCGTATGATTTAAATATGCACTGTGATGATAGAGGTTCATTTACAGAGTTTATAAGGACTCCAGATAGAGGACAACTTTCAATAAATATAACAAAACCGGGAATTACTAAAGGGAATCACTGGCACCATACAAAAAATGAGAAATTCTTAGTAGTAAGTGGTAAAGGAATAATTCGTTTTAGGAAAGTAGATTCGGACGAAATTATAGAATACAAAGTTAGTGGAGAAAAGCTACAAGTTGTAGATATACCTACAGGTTATACTCATTCCATTGAAAATGTGGGTGATACTGATTTAGTAACTATTATGTGGGCAAATGAAGCATTTAATCCTGAAAAGCCAGATACATATTATTTGGAGGTTTAA
- a CDS encoding nucleoside-diphosphate sugar epimerase/dehydratase produces MFKDKTLLITGGTGSFGNAVLKRFLNTDIKEIRIFSRDEKKQDDMRKLYKNDKIKFYIGDVRDIASVKNAMHGVDYIFHAAALKQVPSCEFFPLEAVKTNVIGTDNVLTAAIEYGVKKVICLSTDKAAYPINAMGISKAMMEKVLIAKSRTVSPDRTVICGTRYGNVMASRGSVIPLFVEQIKSGQPITVTNPKMTRFLMSLDEAVELVIFAFQHAKSGDIMVQKSPASTIGDLAQAIKELFDADNEIKIIGTRHGEKLYETLLTKEEYLHAEDLGNYFRVPADNRDLNYDKYFVEGDVKLSTEIEYNSNNTEILNVEQIKEKLLKLDYIKKELEKWHAAKEAAVTKLS; encoded by the coding sequence ATGTTCAAAGATAAAACTTTATTAATAACAGGAGGTACTGGTTCTTTTGGAAATGCTGTACTTAAGAGATTTTTAAATACTGATATAAAAGAAATTCGTATTTTTTCTCGTGACGAGAAAAAGCAAGATGATATGCGAAAGTTATATAAAAATGATAAGATTAAATTTTATATAGGTGATGTTAGAGATATAGCTTCTGTAAAAAATGCAATGCATGGAGTAGATTATATATTTCATGCAGCAGCATTGAAACAAGTACCATCATGTGAATTTTTCCCACTTGAAGCCGTAAAGACTAATGTTATAGGAACAGATAATGTTCTAACAGCAGCTATAGAATATGGTGTTAAAAAGGTTATATGTTTATCTACAGACAAGGCAGCTTATCCAATAAATGCGATGGGCATTTCAAAAGCTATGATGGAAAAAGTGCTTATTGCAAAGTCCAGAACTGTATCACCAGATAGAACGGTTATTTGTGGCACAAGATATGGCAATGTTATGGCATCTCGTGGTTCTGTCATTCCTCTATTTGTTGAACAAATTAAAAGTGGACAGCCAATAACAGTAACTAATCCTAAAATGACAAGATTTTTAATGAGTCTTGATGAAGCTGTGGAGCTAGTTATATTTGCTTTTCAGCATGCTAAAAGTGGAGACATAATGGTTCAAAAATCTCCTGCATCAACTATAGGTGACTTAGCACAAGCAATTAAAGAATTATTTGATGCTGATAATGAAATAAAAATAATTGGTACACGACATGGTGAAAAACTATATGAAACACTATTAACAAAAGAAGAATACTTACATGCTGAGGATTTAGGCAATTACTTCAGAGTTCCTGCAGACAATAGAGATTTAAATTATGATAAGTATTTTGTTGAAGGAGATGTAAAACTCTCGACGGAAATAGAATACAATTCAAATAACACAGAAATTTTAAATGTAGAACAAATTAAAGAAAAACTATTAAAACTTGATTATATTAAAAAAGAATTAGAAAAGTGGCACGCTGCCAAAGAAGCAGCAGTTACTAAATTATCATAA
- a CDS encoding glycosyltransferase family 4 protein — MNILVVCQYYYPEPFRITDICESLVKSGHNVTVLTGLPNYPEGYILDDYRHGKKRNEIINGVKVIRCFEIGRGKSKLKLFLNYFSYTISATLKALFIKEEFDVILVNQLSPVMMGIPAIAYKKKHHKKMLLYCLDLWPDSLAAGGIKEDSIIYKIFYNISKWIYYSADTILVTSSMFKDYFKDVLEITNIEIKHLPQYAEDLFIQNENESSGYSAVQDDSKQYNFVFAGNIGDMQSVETIIKAANELRKYSNILFHIVGDGSKLDDCKQLANHLKLSNVIFYGRRPLDEMPEFYGMADAMLVTLKDNKILSYTLPGKVQTYMAAGKPIIGSINGETKRVIEQAGCGLCCKAEDYKGLADLILEFCNDDKKDNMAMNARKYYFENYSKERFMSILEHELTNMEA; from the coding sequence ATGAATATATTAGTTGTATGCCAGTATTATTATCCTGAGCCATTTAGAATAACAGACATATGTGAAAGCCTTGTAAAAAGTGGTCATAATGTAACAGTTTTGACAGGTCTTCCTAATTATCCAGAGGGCTATATACTTGACGATTATCGTCATGGGAAGAAAAGGAATGAAATAATAAATGGTGTTAAAGTTATTAGATGTTTTGAAATAGGTAGGGGAAAAAGTAAGCTAAAATTATTTTTAAATTATTTTAGTTATACTATATCAGCAACTTTAAAGGCATTATTTATAAAGGAAGAATTTGATGTTATCTTAGTAAATCAGCTTTCACCTGTCATGATGGGAATTCCGGCTATAGCATATAAAAAAAAGCATCATAAAAAGATGTTACTCTATTGTTTAGACTTATGGCCTGACAGTTTAGCAGCAGGAGGAATTAAAGAAGATTCAATAATTTATAAAATATTTTATAATATTTCAAAATGGATTTATTATTCAGCGGATACCATATTGGTTACTTCCAGCATGTTTAAAGATTATTTTAAAGATGTACTTGAAATAACTAATATCGAGATAAAACACTTACCACAATATGCAGAAGATTTGTTTATTCAAAACGAAAATGAGTCATCTGGTTATAGTGCGGTTCAAGATGATAGTAAGCAATATAATTTTGTCTTTGCAGGCAATATTGGTGATATGCAAAGTGTTGAAACAATAATTAAAGCAGCTAATGAGTTACGAAAATATTCTAATATATTGTTTCATATAGTTGGCGATGGTTCAAAGTTAGATGATTGCAAGCAACTTGCTAACCATTTAAAACTTTCTAATGTAATTTTCTATGGCAGACGTCCACTTGATGAGATGCCGGAATTCTATGGAATGGCTGATGCCATGCTAGTTACATTAAAAGATAATAAGATTTTATCATATACATTACCAGGAAAAGTTCAAACTTATATGGCAGCAGGAAAACCTATTATTGGTTCTATTAATGGAGAAACGAAACGTGTTATAGAACAAGCTGGCTGCGGTTTATGTTGTAAAGCGGAAGATTATAAAGGGCTAGCTGATTTGATATTAGAATTTTGCAATGATGATAAAAAAGATAATATGGCAATGAATGCTAGAAAATATTATTTTGAAAACTATAGTAAAGAAAGATTTATGTCTATATTAGAACATGAATTAACAAATATGGAGGCTTAA
- the tnpA gene encoding IS200/IS605 family transposase, translating into MQNYRKSSHATYDLKYHIVWITKYRKPVLVGKIAERTRELIRMVCKNNEVEILSGHVSKDHIHILVSAPPHLSVSKLVQYIKGYSSRKLLMENKELNKQFWGQHLWARGYFAASSGNVTDEVIIEYIQNQDIEENQKNDNFTLGEF; encoded by the coding sequence ATGCAAAATTATAGAAAGTCGTCACATGCTACATATGATCTAAAATATCATATAGTATGGATAACAAAATATAGAAAACCGGTATTGGTTGGGAAAATAGCTGAAAGGACAAGAGAACTAATAAGAATGGTATGCAAAAATAATGAAGTAGAAATATTATCAGGACATGTATCAAAAGATCATATACATATACTAGTGTCGGCACCACCACATTTGTCAGTAAGTAAGCTAGTGCAATATATAAAAGGATATAGTTCGAGAAAGCTGCTAATGGAGAATAAGGAGCTTAACAAACAATTTTGGGGACAACATTTATGGGCACGAGGATATTTTGCAGCAAGTAGTGGCAATGTAACAGATGAAGTGATAATAGAGTATATACAAAATCAAGACATAGAAGAAAATCAAAAGAATGATAATTTTACTTTAGGCGAGTTTTAA
- a CDS encoding SDR family oxidoreductase — translation MLLVTGITGHSGKYFLQELIKNKYEGPIRCIVRETSDTSLIDSSGLNIEKVVGNLNDQEFIDKAMAGVDTVLHIASIFYSVNIIKAAVKNNVKRAILVHTTGIYSKYKSASKEYKEIEQTIDKIIKQSNSSIGLIYLRPTMIYGYINDKNMIVFIKMVDKLRLFPVIDHGKNLLQPVNGRDLGKAYYQVLTSSNIMNGDYILSGDKPISMLEMFNVCIMGLNPSA, via the coding sequence ATGCTATTAGTTACGGGCATTACAGGTCATAGTGGAAAATATTTTTTACAAGAACTTATTAAAAATAAATATGAAGGTCCTATCCGTTGCATTGTTAGAGAAACGTCTGATACTTCATTAATAGATAGCAGTGGACTTAATATTGAGAAAGTTGTTGGCAACTTAAATGATCAAGAATTTATTGACAAAGCTATGGCTGGCGTAGATACTGTACTACATATAGCTTCTATTTTTTATTCAGTAAACATAATTAAAGCAGCAGTAAAGAATAATGTGAAGAGAGCAATATTAGTTCACACAACAGGTATTTATTCAAAATATAAAAGTGCATCAAAGGAATATAAAGAAATTGAACAAACTATCGATAAAATTATCAAGCAAAGTAATTCATCAATTGGTCTTATATATCTTAGACCTACAATGATTTATGGATACATAAATGACAAGAATATGATCGTTTTTATAAAGATGGTTGATAAACTAAGATTATTTCCAGTTATTGATCATGGAAAAAACTTACTTCAACCTGTTAATGGGCGAGATCTCGGTAAGGCTTATTATCAGGTACTTACAAGTTCAAATATAATGAATGGTGATTATATATTATCTGGTGATAAACCAATATCAATGTTAGAGATGTTTAATGTCTGTATAATGGGGTTAAATCCCTCAGCTTAA
- a CDS encoding sugar transferase translates to MLYLKIKRLIDIILSLLGLIILSPIFLILIIAIKIDSKGPVLFKQKRVGIHKSYFNILKFRTMRVDTPKDIPTHMLENPDQWITNVGKFLRKTSLDELPQMINILKGEMSIIGPRPALWNQYDLIEERDKYGANDIRPGLTGWAQINGRDELPIEIKAQLDGEYVEKLSFWMDVKCFFKTIINVIKSDGVVEGGTGRLEIDNEKSASKST, encoded by the coding sequence ATGCTCTATTTAAAAATAAAAAGATTGATAGATATAATCCTTTCATTATTAGGGCTAATCATTCTTTCTCCAATATTTTTGATTTTAATCATTGCAATTAAGATCGACTCTAAGGGTCCAGTGTTATTTAAACAAAAAAGAGTCGGAATTCATAAGAGTTATTTTAATATATTAAAGTTTAGAACTATGAGAGTGGATACTCCCAAGGATATACCAACACATATGTTAGAAAATCCTGACCAGTGGATTACTAATGTTGGTAAGTTTCTTAGAAAGACAAGCTTAGATGAGTTACCGCAGATGATAAATATTTTAAAAGGTGAAATGAGTATTATTGGACCTCGTCCTGCTTTATGGAATCAATATGATTTAATAGAAGAAAGAGATAAGTATGGCGCTAATGATATTAGACCAGGTCTTACTGGTTGGGCACAGATAAATGGTAGAGATGAACTGCCCATTGAAATTAAGGCACAACTCGATGGAGAATATGTTGAGAAGTTGAGCTTTTGGATGGATGTTAAATGCTTCTTTAAAACAATCATAAATGTTATTAAGAGTGACGGAGTTGTCGAAGGCGGGACTGGAAGATTAGAAATTGATAATGAAAAATCAGCTAGCAAGTCTACATAG
- a CDS encoding DUF4351 domain-containing protein — MYADRLSEEQMKYVINNLKEANFKIYTEEELKKSMEKSMEKGIEKGIEKGMENLVIRLLKKKFDDVPEKYLRLIEDADEKTLLQIADNIFEINKIEDLEKYFNNN; from the coding sequence ATGTATGCAGACAGATTAAGTGAAGAGCAGATGAAATATGTAATAAACAATTTAAAAGAAGCAAACTTCAAAATATATACTGAGGAAGAATTAAAAAAGAGTATGGAAAAAAGCATGGAAAAAGGTATTGAAAAGGGTATTGAAAAAGGCATGGAAAATCTCGTCATAAGATTATTGAAGAAGAAGTTTGATGATGTACCTGAAAAGTATTTAAGGTTAATTGAAGATGCAGATGAGAAAACATTGCTTCAAATAGCAGACAATATATTTGAAATTAATAAGATAGAGGACTTAGAAAAATACTTTAATAATAATTAG